In one Bradyrhizobium sp. 4 genomic region, the following are encoded:
- a CDS encoding phosphatase PAP2 family protein gives MNRTGLFIALALWLVIGVVFGLYPELDLKLAALFFDPDTKSFPLKLNDWAGFARDAAMWVAWAFVLPALVALVVKMVRPDRPLMVSGRAIVFLLVTIILSAGILTNLAFKSYWGRPRPVVVTQFAGDQQFVPWWDPRGGCARNCSFFSGEGATAFWTLAPAALAPAPWRPLAYAGAVVFGLVTSGLRMAFGGHFFTDVSIAGLVTFVVIWFAYALIYRWPRTRFSDEAVDAALTRLNMPAYRLRQRLFGSKSSAEPSV, from the coding sequence ATGAACCGGACTGGACTCTTCATTGCCCTGGCGCTGTGGCTCGTGATCGGCGTCGTTTTCGGCCTCTATCCCGAGCTTGATCTCAAGCTCGCTGCGCTGTTCTTCGACCCTGATACCAAGTCGTTTCCGCTCAAGTTGAACGATTGGGCCGGCTTCGCGCGCGACGCCGCGATGTGGGTCGCCTGGGCGTTCGTGCTGCCTGCGCTGGTCGCGCTCGTGGTCAAGATGGTCCGGCCCGACCGCCCGCTGATGGTATCCGGGCGCGCGATCGTCTTCCTGCTGGTCACGATCATCCTCTCAGCCGGCATCCTTACCAATCTCGCCTTCAAGTCCTATTGGGGCCGGCCGCGCCCGGTGGTGGTGACGCAGTTTGCCGGCGACCAGCAATTCGTGCCGTGGTGGGATCCGCGCGGCGGCTGCGCGCGCAACTGCTCGTTCTTCTCGGGCGAGGGCGCGACCGCATTCTGGACGCTGGCGCCGGCCGCATTGGCACCGGCGCCGTGGCGGCCGCTCGCTTATGCCGGAGCCGTGGTGTTCGGCCTCGTGACCAGCGGGCTGCGGATGGCCTTTGGCGGCCACTTCTTCACCGACGTGTCGATCGCTGGCCTCGTCACCTTCGTCGTGATCTGGTTTGCCTACGCGCTGATCTACCGCTGGCCGCGGACCCGGTTTTCGGACGAGGCGGTCGATGCCGCCCTGACCCGGCTGAACATGCCCGCCTACCGGCTGCGCCAGCGCCTGTTCGGCAGCAAGTCGAGTGCCGAGCCGTCAGTTTGA